The following proteins come from a genomic window of Mariniflexile sp. TRM1-10:
- a CDS encoding tetratricopeptide repeat protein: protein MKRTFIVILLMMCHGLSYGQANKFFRQANKATDLNEKIELYTKVIELEPKNLDAYFYRGLAKNDLGDYSGAIVDYSKIIVLQPDADTYYNRGNSRYSLKDYVGAQEDYQNAFKLDPNFIDALYSLGCVKYDLGDYEGAIKDFTSVIKVIPSQAKTYFLRAAAYSALEKYPLALNDYSLAILADPSSDSYYKRGVFYLGINYYEKANLDLSIALKLNENNSYAYFYRGTSNLFLGKYMDAVTDFNTALRFDSLDFDALIGLALTYYKINDLNKSKLYFQKAKAIISPEETIENIDQFKNTYWFQNQYFFFNENFKELSKL from the coding sequence ATGAAAAGAACTTTTATTGTGATACTATTAATGATGTGCCATGGGCTCTCCTATGGACAAGCAAACAAATTTTTTAGGCAAGCTAACAAAGCTACTGACTTGAATGAAAAAATAGAGCTTTACACCAAAGTAATAGAGCTTGAACCTAAAAATCTTGACGCTTACTTTTATAGGGGTCTTGCTAAAAACGATTTGGGTGATTATTCCGGAGCTATAGTAGATTATTCTAAAATAATCGTTTTGCAACCAGATGCAGATACTTATTATAACAGAGGGAATTCTAGATACAGTCTAAAAGATTATGTTGGCGCACAGGAAGATTACCAAAACGCTTTTAAACTTGACCCAAACTTTATTGATGCTCTTTATAGCCTAGGGTGCGTAAAATATGATTTAGGGGATTATGAAGGTGCCATAAAAGATTTTACTTCGGTAATAAAGGTTATACCTTCACAAGCTAAAACCTATTTTTTAAGAGCAGCTGCTTATAGTGCCTTAGAAAAATACCCACTGGCTTTGAATGATTACAGTCTTGCTATTTTAGCAGATCCGAGTTCAGATTCATACTACAAAAGGGGTGTATTTTATTTAGGCATCAATTACTACGAAAAAGCAAATTTAGATCTTTCAATTGCTTTAAAGCTAAACGAAAATAATAGTTATGCTTATTTTTATAGAGGCACTTCAAATCTGTTTTTAGGAAAATATATGGATGCTGTTACCGATTTTAATACCGCTTTACGCTTTGATTCTTTAGATTTTGATGCCCTTATTGGCTTAGCCTTAACTTATTATAAAATAAATGATTTAAATAAATCTAAATTATATTTTCAAAAAGCAAAAGCTATCATATCACCAGAAGAAACTATAGAAAATATAGACCAATTTAAAAACACCTATTGGTTTCAAAATCAGTACTTCTTTTTTAATGAAAATTTCAAAGAATTATCTAAGTTATAA
- a CDS encoding helix-turn-helix domain-containing protein, whose product MKLFIKFDFNTICKRVLETKLDELKIKYRILAFGEVELLEKVPTETYEILNDALKEYGIEIVENQKSILVQKIKDVIVDMVFNEDVAVNVKSSVYLSEKLGHSYGYLSNFFSEVTYTSIENFIIIQKIEYTKQLLLTTDLSLTEIAFKLNYSSVAHLSTQFKNSTGITPSAFQRIISKRRSIAQQKS is encoded by the coding sequence ATGAAATTATTTATAAAGTTCGATTTTAATACTATTTGCAAAAGAGTTTTAGAAACAAAGCTTGATGAGCTTAAGATAAAGTATAGAATTTTAGCTTTTGGGGAAGTTGAGTTGCTGGAAAAAGTACCGACTGAAACCTACGAAATTTTAAATGATGCTTTAAAGGAGTACGGCATCGAAATAGTTGAAAACCAAAAAAGTATTTTGGTCCAAAAAATTAAAGATGTTATTGTGGATATGGTTTTTAATGAAGATGTTGCGGTAAACGTCAAAAGTTCGGTATATTTGTCGGAAAAATTAGGGCATAGTTACGGGTATCTTTCCAATTTCTTTTCAGAGGTTACTTATACATCCATTGAAAATTTCATTATCATTCAAAAAATAGAATATACCAAGCAACTGCTATTAACTACCGATTTAAGTTTAACCGAAATAGCCTTTAAGCTTAATTATTCCAGTGTGGCGCATTTAAGTACACAATTTAAAAATAGTACAGGTATTACACCTTCTGCTTTTCAGCGTATTATTTCAAAAAGAAGAAGTATTGCTCAACAAAAAAGCTAA
- the rsmG gene encoding 16S rRNA (guanine(527)-N(7))-methyltransferase RsmG, with the protein MDLILKYFTNLTDDQISKFKQLEALYQDWNLKINVVSRKDIDELYLRHVLHSLGIAKVVEFKDGSKILDVGTGGGFPGIPLAILFPNCSFHLVDSIAKKLKVVDEVVEGLGLTNVKTTHSRVEEIDGTYDFIVSRAVAIMPTFVHWVKGKIAKQQNHELKNGILYLKGGDLAEELQDYKTVTIYNLSDFYTEDFYETKKLVHLPLKYRG; encoded by the coding sequence ATGGACCTGATATTAAAATACTTTACGAATCTTACGGACGATCAAATAAGTAAATTCAAACAATTAGAAGCCCTTTATCAAGATTGGAATTTGAAAATAAACGTCGTATCCCGTAAAGATATTGACGAACTTTATTTAAGGCATGTTTTACATTCATTAGGTATTGCTAAAGTTGTTGAATTTAAAGATGGCAGTAAGATTTTGGATGTTGGTACAGGTGGTGGTTTTCCAGGTATTCCGTTAGCTATTTTGTTTCCAAATTGTTCGTTTCATTTGGTTGATAGTATCGCAAAGAAGTTAAAAGTGGTCGATGAAGTGGTTGAAGGCTTAGGGTTGACCAATGTGAAAACAACCCACAGTCGTGTTGAAGAAATTGACGGTACTTATGATTTTATTGTAAGTCGAGCCGTAGCCATTATGCCAACATTTGTGCATTGGGTAAAAGGTAAAATAGCCAAACAGCAAAACCACGAACTTAAAAACGGAATACTGTATTTAAAAGGTGGTGATTTAGCAGAAGAGCTTCAAGATTATAAAACGGTTACTATATACAATTTAAGCGATTTTTATACAGAAGATTTTTACGAAACCAAAAAGCTAGTCCATTTGCCTTTAAAGTATAGAGGCTGA
- a CDS encoding DUF4142 domain-containing protein codes for MSIISCSLDKNESKNRLYNDTLAERVKINIEEARSISDISTLNETIIVLSKLSLEKSSAYREKIISYKLIKDNIEIKKDLNDLAKKKLILLPTRLNKKEVSELSKIDGADFFEAYLSKIIELLKSEITESEYLSVMTNDLDFKVLAVKIIVKLNYNLNQIHKTRVEPLTI; via the coding sequence GTGAGTATTATTTCTTGTAGTTTAGATAAGAATGAAAGCAAAAACCGTTTGTACAATGATACCTTAGCAGAAAGAGTTAAAATCAATATTGAAGAAGCAAGGTCCATATCAGATATATCAACATTAAATGAAACTATAATTGTTTTGAGCAAGTTATCACTAGAAAAAAGCAGTGCTTATCGTGAGAAAATCATATCATATAAGCTAATAAAGGATAACATAGAAATTAAAAAGGACTTAAATGATTTGGCTAAAAAAAAATTGATACTGCTGCCAACAAGGTTGAATAAAAAAGAAGTTAGCGAGTTGTCTAAAATTGATGGAGCTGACTTTTTTGAAGCGTACTTAAGTAAAATTATAGAGCTATTGAAAAGTGAAATTACAGAATCAGAATATTTGTCAGTCATGACAAATGATTTGGACTTTAAGGTATTAGCAGTTAAAATAATAGTGAAGTTGAATTATAATTTAAATCAAATACATAAAACGCGAGTAGAACCATTAACAATTTAA
- a CDS encoding CsbD family protein, whose translation MNTTEIKGNWKELKGKLKQEYATLTDDDLLLAEGKQDELVGRLQEKLGKTKEEMHRILSDL comes from the coding sequence ATGAACACAACAGAAATTAAAGGAAACTGGAAAGAGCTAAAAGGAAAATTAAAGCAAGAATATGCCACATTAACAGATGATGATTTGCTTTTAGCAGAAGGGAAACAAGACGAGTTAGTTGGTAGGTTACAAGAAAAACTTGGGAAGACCAAAGAAGAAATGCATAGAATTCTATCCGATTTGTAG
- a CDS encoding YtxH domain-containing protein: MKSSVLGVLAGVATGVVLGVLFAPDKGSKTRKKIKNKTIEAKESLKEELDNFLDTLSKKYDSIVNNGEEILEEGKDKIKNTVNSEL; the protein is encoded by the coding sequence ATGAAATCAAGTGTATTAGGAGTATTAGCAGGAGTCGCTACAGGTGTAGTATTAGGTGTATTATTTGCACCAGACAAAGGATCTAAAACCAGAAAAAAAATTAAAAACAAAACTATAGAAGCTAAAGAAAGCTTGAAAGAAGAGCTTGATAATTTTTTAGATACGTTATCAAAAAAATATGATTCGATAGTTAACAATGGGGAAGAAATTCTAGAAGAAGGAAAAGATAAAATAAAGAATACAGTAAACTCTGAACTGTAA
- a CDS encoding pyridoxal phosphate-dependent aminotransferase, whose product MQLLSDRILNMAQSATLAMAAKARELKEEGKDIIGLSLGEPDFNTPDFIKDAAIQAINDNYNSYSPVDGYGDLKQAIITKFKRDNGLTYTPNQIVVSTGAKQSLANIAAVMTNKGDEVIMPCPYWVSYADLVKLNDGIPVEVKTTIATDFKMTPAQLEAAITPKTKMIWFSSPCNPSGSIYSKEELRGLSDVLVKYPNVYVVSDEIYEHINYVGGHASMAQFEDMYDRTITVNGVSKAFAMTGWRIGYIGAPEKIARACNKMQGQITSGANCIAQRATITALNESPSRVQYMIDEFKVRRDLILGLLNEIEGFVTNVPEGAFYVFPNISYFFGKTLRGKTINNASDFSLYLLEEALVATVDGESFGNPDCIRISYAASQEQIIEAIKRIKAAVS is encoded by the coding sequence ATGCAATTACTATCCGATAGAATTTTAAACATGGCTCAGTCTGCTACACTAGCTATGGCTGCAAAAGCACGAGAGTTAAAAGAAGAAGGCAAAGACATTATTGGGTTAAGTTTGGGTGAACCAGATTTTAACACACCCGATTTTATTAAAGATGCCGCTATTCAAGCAATTAATGACAATTACAATTCGTACTCACCTGTTGATGGGTACGGCGATTTAAAACAAGCCATCATCACTAAATTTAAACGTGATAATGGTTTAACTTATACACCAAACCAAATAGTAGTTTCTACAGGTGCAAAACAATCGTTGGCTAACATTGCTGCGGTTATGACCAACAAAGGTGACGAAGTTATTATGCCTTGTCCTTACTGGGTTAGTTATGCCGATTTAGTAAAATTAAACGATGGTATTCCTGTTGAAGTTAAAACAACGATAGCTACCGATTTTAAAATGACACCTGCACAGTTAGAAGCGGCTATTACACCAAAAACTAAAATGATTTGGTTTAGTTCGCCTTGTAACCCAAGTGGTTCTATATATAGCAAAGAGGAACTAAGAGGATTGTCAGATGTATTGGTGAAATACCCAAATGTTTATGTGGTTTCTGATGAAATTTACGAACACATTAACTATGTTGGTGGTCATGCAAGTATGGCTCAGTTTGAAGATATGTACGACCGTACCATTACTGTAAATGGGGTATCGAAAGCATTTGCGATGACTGGATGGCGTATTGGATATATTGGTGCTCCTGAAAAAATTGCGCGTGCATGCAACAAAATGCAAGGGCAAATTACAAGTGGTGCTAACTGTATTGCACAACGTGCGACTATTACAGCACTTAACGAATCGCCAAGTCGTGTTCAATACATGATTGACGAATTTAAAGTACGTCGTGATTTAATTTTAGGTTTATTAAACGAGATTGAAGGTTTTGTAACAAACGTTCCTGAAGGTGCATTTTATGTATTTCCAAATATCTCTTATTTCTTTGGAAAAACGCTTCGTGGAAAAACCATAAATAATGCTTCCGATTTTTCTTTATATTTATTAGAAGAAGCTTTAGTAGCCACTGTTGATGGTGAATCGTTTGGAAATCCAGATTGTATAAGAATTTCTTATGCGGCTTCACAAGAACAAATTATTGAAGCTATTAAACGTATTAAAGCTGCCGTAAGTTAA
- a CDS encoding AI-2E family transporter, which yields MDAKKHINHSALSLLSFIAVVFVLYILKPFIVPILFAIIFSVMIFPIQRFLEKKWRCNRLFATLASLTTLFFLTALIFFLISTRLSYFMDNSEIYSQKLGELFHRSVNNLERTFNIGNNRLFSEQEYKAENIIKANLDKIGIVLSESSSLLGDMVLIPIYIFFFLYYRSFFRTFIYKAFRSKSKSFINSILKKVYEIQQNYLLGLIKVIIIVGCLNSLGLLLLGISNPFFFGFLAAFLLLIPYIGVIIGSLLPAIIALATKDSAWYAFGVIAIFGFIQFLEGNFITPKITGSKVSVNAFVVITSLVLFSMLWGITGMILALPITATLKILFDNTPGYEAYGFLIGEPVDKHLQSRARSRLKRWKGIRKAK from the coding sequence ATGGATGCAAAAAAACACATCAATCACAGTGCTTTAAGCCTACTGTCGTTTATAGCTGTGGTTTTTGTTTTATATATATTAAAGCCTTTTATAGTACCTATATTATTCGCTATTATTTTTAGCGTTATGATATTTCCTATTCAAAGGTTTCTTGAAAAAAAATGGCGCTGTAACAGGTTGTTTGCAACACTTGCATCTTTAACAACCTTGTTTTTTTTAACGGCATTAATCTTTTTTTTAATTAGTACGCGGTTAAGCTATTTTATGGATAATAGCGAGATTTACTCGCAAAAATTAGGGGAACTATTTCATAGATCTGTAAACAATTTAGAGCGTACATTTAATATAGGAAACAATAGACTTTTTTCAGAACAGGAGTATAAAGCCGAAAACATTATTAAAGCTAATTTAGATAAAATAGGTATTGTTTTATCTGAATCCAGTAGCCTTTTAGGCGATATGGTTTTAATACCTATTTATATATTTTTCTTTTTGTATTACCGATCCTTTTTCAGAACATTTATTTATAAAGCGTTCAGATCAAAATCAAAATCATTCATAAATAGTATATTAAAAAAGGTATACGAAATCCAACAAAATTATTTGCTAGGTTTAATTAAGGTTATTATTATTGTTGGTTGTTTAAATAGTTTGGGACTATTGCTTTTGGGTATAAGTAATCCGTTTTTCTTTGGTTTTTTGGCAGCGTTTTTATTGTTAATTCCTTATATAGGTGTTATCATTGGGTCGTTATTACCGGCCATAATAGCTCTGGCAACTAAAGATTCAGCGTGGTATGCATTTGGTGTTATTGCTATTTTTGGATTTATTCAATTTTTAGAAGGTAATTTTATAACACCTAAAATAACGGGCTCTAAAGTAAGCGTTAATGCTTTTGTTGTTATTACATCGTTGGTGCTGTTTTCAATGCTTTGGGGAATAACGGGTATGATTTTAGCATTACCCATTACGGCAACTTTAAAAATATTGTTTGATAACACACCAGGGTATGAAGCTTATGGATTTCTTATAGGCGAACCTGTAGATAAGCATCTTCAAAGTAGAGCAAGGAGCCGTTTAAAAAGATGGAAAGGCATTAGAAAAGCTAAATAA
- a CDS encoding lmo0937 family membrane protein, with protein MRGLLYLIAVVLVIGWALGFFVYSAGGLIHILLVIAVIAILLRLIGGRGV; from the coding sequence ATGAGAGGATTATTATATCTAATAGCAGTAGTACTAGTAATAGGTTGGGCTTTAGGGTTCTTTGTTTACAGTGCTGGAGGTCTTATCCATATATTATTAGTGATTGCTGTAATAGCCATTTTACTAAGATTAATTGGAGGTAGAGGCGTGTAG
- a CDS encoding CHASE3 domain-containing protein produces MIRQVFTQSALFLRIVFLVSVFLILVIGGFTYRHISNLTASTKEVVNTYKVNVELEKVISYLKDAENGHRNYILTKDTTHLEPYLTAREKVNESFAELKETASDSKTQEENLKTLSKYIDKLFNNFTHTNAFVENKLTLTEEFKSNFFEEKIIMDSIRQIINEMVALENKQLKEDQKQHQSNLQFTPLFLYLLLLFTLVLIIISYNRISNDFKNIKTFNNQLSIFKEATIQLETIGKHGNWVWHVDTNTFVFSDNLYRVLGEKPGAFKSTLENFMDFVHPNDKQKFVDDIDKMMKVNDLPFIYFRIIKKDGTVRHIKAYGKLLVIGDGDKRIVGNITDISDEIENYLQLEERNLELEKNNAELSEFNYVASHDLQEPLRKIQIFISRLEENETKNFSSFGLQYLERIKASATRMRLLIDDLLQFSRTNKPDKEFVLTNLNDLFENAKQDVADTILEKEVTIISDVLPTIPVIPFQVHQLFLNLLSNSLKYCKKDVAPVINIGYSKINSKDDENLINASKNNYHKITFSDNGIGFEQQYANQIFELFNRLHNKHDYSGTGVGLSICKKIIDNHDGFIMAHGKPQVAATFTIYFPV; encoded by the coding sequence ATGATCAGACAAGTATTTACACAGTCGGCTTTATTCTTAAGAATTGTTTTTTTGGTTAGTGTGTTTCTCATTCTGGTTATAGGTGGTTTTACATACCGACATATTTCTAATTTAACAGCGTCTACCAAAGAGGTTGTTAACACTTATAAAGTAAATGTTGAGTTAGAAAAAGTTATTTCATACCTCAAGGATGCCGAAAACGGTCATAGAAATTACATTTTAACAAAAGATACTACCCACTTAGAGCCCTATTTAACCGCCAGAGAAAAGGTTAACGAATCGTTTGCCGAATTAAAAGAGACAGCAAGCGATAGCAAGACTCAAGAAGAAAATTTAAAAACACTTAGCAAATATATTGACAAATTATTCAACAATTTTACACATACCAATGCTTTTGTTGAAAACAAGCTAACATTAACAGAAGAATTTAAATCCAATTTTTTTGAAGAAAAAATAATTATGGATTCTATCAGGCAGATAATCAACGAGATGGTAGCGCTTGAAAACAAACAACTTAAAGAAGATCAAAAACAGCATCAAAGCAATTTACAATTTACGCCATTATTCTTGTATTTATTGTTGTTGTTTACGTTGGTGTTAATCATAATCTCATACAATAGAATAAGTAACGATTTTAAAAACATTAAGACATTTAATAATCAATTATCAATATTTAAAGAAGCGACTATTCAATTAGAAACTATTGGGAAACATGGCAATTGGGTTTGGCACGTTGATACGAACACCTTTGTTTTTTCAGATAATTTGTACAGGGTTTTAGGCGAAAAACCAGGGGCTTTTAAGTCCACTTTAGAAAACTTTATGGATTTTGTTCATCCAAATGATAAGCAAAAATTTGTTGACGATATAGATAAAATGATGAAAGTAAATGATTTGCCTTTTATATACTTTAGAATTATTAAAAAGGACGGTACCGTAAGACATATAAAAGCTTACGGTAAATTGCTTGTTATTGGAGACGGAGATAAACGAATTGTTGGGAATATTACTGATATTTCAGATGAAATTGAAAACTATTTGCAGCTTGAAGAGCGTAATTTAGAACTTGAAAAAAACAATGCTGAACTTTCAGAATTTAATTATGTTGCCAGCCACGACCTGCAAGAGCCTTTGCGAAAAATACAAATCTTTATATCTAGATTGGAAGAAAATGAAACCAAAAACTTTTCGAGTTTCGGACTTCAGTACCTTGAGCGCATCAAGGCATCTGCCACCAGAATGCGCTTGTTAATAGACGATTTGCTTCAGTTTTCAAGAACCAACAAGCCGGATAAGGAATTTGTTTTAACCAATTTGAATGATCTTTTTGAAAATGCCAAACAAGATGTAGCAGATACCATTTTAGAAAAAGAAGTAACTATTATTAGTGATGTGTTGCCGACAATACCCGTAATTCCTTTTCAAGTACACCAATTGTTCTTAAATTTGTTAAGTAATTCGCTAAAATACTGTAAAAAAGATGTAGCCCCTGTTATTAATATAGGATATTCAAAAATTAATTCAAAAGATGATGAAAATTTGATAAATGCATCAAAAAACAATTATCATAAAATTACTTTTTCAGATAATGGTATAGGCTTCGAACAGCAATATGCAAATCAAATATTCGAATTATTTAATAGGCTTCATAACAAGCATGACTATTCCGGAACAGGTGTGGGGCTGTCAATTTGTAAAAAGATTATTGATAACCACGATGGGTTTATTATGGCCCATGGCAAACCTCAAGTAGCTGCCACCTTTACCATTTATTTTCCCGTATAA
- a CDS encoding TrkH family potassium uptake protein — protein sequence MLLSSLVSYFYSDGVTLQIFFAGLFTIIVGIVTMLITAKHRKEMNKREGYIVVAFGWIIMSLSGTLPYVLTGSISNFTNAFFETMSGYTTTGASILNDIEIIPKGILFWRSTTHWIGGMGIIVLAVAILPLLGIGGMQLFAAEAPGPSGDKLHPRITDTAKRLWLIYFGYTAAETLLLKLAGMSFFDAINHSMATLSTGGFSTKNASVAYWNHQPVIQYIIILFMFLAGSNFVLSYFAFKGKVQKIIHDEEFKLYFKFIAVFTIIAAFVIYFQADVSKSSINHPMVWGKGESVFRHALFQVLTVITTTGFISADYTLWTPFLLVFFFGLMFLGGSAGSTAGGVKVVRHLILIKNGFLEFKRTLHPSAIVPVRYNNKAINRFIVFNVLAFFILYMLSFIIGALVFSMFNIDFISAIGLSASSLGNIGPALGDFGPVNNYSALPALAKWWSSFLMLIGRLELFTVLILFTPFFWRNR from the coding sequence ATGCTGTTATCGTCACTAGTCAGTTATTTTTATAGTGATGGTGTAACGTTACAAATATTTTTTGCCGGCCTGTTTACCATAATCGTTGGTATTGTAACCATGCTTATTACTGCCAAGCATAGAAAAGAAATGAACAAGCGCGAAGGCTACATTGTCGTGGCCTTTGGTTGGATTATCATGTCTTTGTCCGGTACGTTACCGTATGTATTAACGGGAAGTATTTCAAATTTTACGAATGCCTTTTTTGAAACCATGTCTGGTTATACGACTACGGGAGCATCCATTTTAAACGATATTGAAATAATACCTAAAGGCATATTGTTTTGGCGCAGCACCACACATTGGATAGGGGGCATGGGTATTATTGTACTTGCCGTAGCTATTTTGCCATTATTAGGCATAGGAGGGATGCAGCTTTTTGCAGCCGAAGCACCAGGTCCCAGTGGCGATAAATTACACCCAAGAATAACCGATACCGCCAAACGTTTATGGCTTATTTATTTTGGTTACACAGCAGCCGAAACACTGTTGCTGAAGTTGGCAGGTATGTCTTTTTTTGATGCCATCAATCATTCTATGGCAACCCTATCTACAGGCGGGTTTTCAACAAAAAATGCCAGTGTCGCTTATTGGAACCATCAGCCAGTTATTCAATACATCATTATATTGTTTATGTTTTTGGCAGGCTCAAACTTTGTGTTAAGTTATTTTGCGTTTAAAGGAAAAGTTCAAAAAATAATTCATGATGAAGAATTTAAGCTGTACTTTAAATTTATAGCTGTTTTTACCATAATAGCAGCCTTTGTAATTTACTTTCAGGCAGATGTCTCAAAATCGTCCATAAACCACCCTATGGTTTGGGGCAAAGGTGAAAGTGTTTTTAGGCACGCCTTGTTTCAGGTGTTAACTGTTATTACTACAACAGGGTTTATCTCTGCCGATTATACCTTGTGGACACCATTTTTATTGGTTTTCTTTTTCGGACTTATGTTTTTAGGAGGCTCAGCAGGAAGTACGGCAGGTGGTGTAAAAGTTGTACGCCATTTAATACTTATAAAAAATGGTTTTTTAGAGTTTAAACGCACACTTCACCCTAGTGCTATTGTGCCTGTTCGTTATAACAATAAAGCCATAAATAGGTTTATTGTGTTTAACGTATTGGCATTTTTTATCTTGTATATGTTGTCGTTTATTATTGGTGCTTTGGTGTTTTCTATGTTCAACATAGATTTTATATCGGCAATAGGTTTGTCCGCTTCCAGTTTGGGTAATATTGGTCCGGCACTTGGTGATTTCGGACCGGTTAATAATTATTCGGCATTACCTGCATTGGCAAAATGGTGGTCATCTTTTTTAATGCTTATTGGGCGTTTGGAACTCTTTACGGTACTTATTTTATTCACACCTTTCTTCTGGCGAAATAGATAG
- a CDS encoding fatty acid desaturase family protein, with protein MSQQTLSFSRTDSAKFFRTLNKRVNDYFKDNNIKRTGNWKLWAKTIVMFSLFLTPYFLLLTLNIPGWAQLLLTIVMGIGMAGVGMNVMHDGNHGSFSNKEWINRLMGSSIYILAGNVYNWKVQHNVLHHTYTNIHGHDEDLEAGRILRFSEHSEWKWYHKFQQYYSVLLYGLLTINWAITTDFQQMRRYMKRKLSYGKFPNPVWNWSKLVISKIIYIAIWIVLPMLILDIAWWKILIGFFLMHYTAGLILSVVFQLAHVMEDAEMPLPEKDGSMKNTWAVHQLKTTVNFGVKNKIINWFTGGLNHQVEHHIFPHISHVHYTKISKIVKETAKEFNLPYNEYKTTRKAIIAHFKHLKEMGMKPALHV; from the coding sequence ATGTCACAACAAACCCTATCATTCTCAAGAACAGACTCTGCAAAGTTTTTCCGAACACTTAACAAACGTGTTAACGATTACTTTAAAGATAATAACATAAAAAGAACAGGCAACTGGAAATTATGGGCAAAAACCATTGTGATGTTCTCTCTTTTTTTAACGCCTTATTTTTTACTTTTAACATTAAACATACCTGGGTGGGCACAATTGCTATTAACCATAGTTATGGGCATAGGCATGGCCGGTGTTGGTATGAATGTGATGCACGATGGCAACCATGGCTCTTTTTCTAACAAGGAATGGATTAACCGTTTAATGGGAAGCAGTATCTATATTCTTGCCGGAAATGTTTACAATTGGAAAGTACAGCACAATGTATTACACCATACCTACACAAATATTCATGGTCATGATGAAGATTTAGAAGCAGGCCGCATTTTACGTTTTTCAGAACACTCTGAATGGAAATGGTATCATAAATTCCAACAATATTATTCTGTTTTATTATATGGATTGCTAACGATCAATTGGGCAATTACTACCGATTTTCAGCAAATGAGACGCTATATGAAACGTAAATTATCATACGGTAAATTCCCTAATCCGGTTTGGAATTGGAGTAAATTGGTGATTTCCAAAATTATTTATATTGCTATTTGGATTGTGCTTCCTATGTTAATTTTAGATATTGCTTGGTGGAAAATCTTAATAGGATTTTTTCTGATGCATTATACAGCAGGTTTAATTTTAAGTGTCGTGTTTCAATTGGCTCACGTCATGGAAGATGCCGAAATGCCTCTACCAGAAAAAGATGGCTCCATGAAAAATACTTGGGCAGTTCATCAATTAAAAACAACCGTTAATTTTGGTGTGAAAAACAAGATTATAAACTGGTTTACTGGTGGTTTGAACCATCAAGTAGAACACCATATCTTCCCTCATATTAGCCATGTTCACTACACTAAAATTTCAAAAATAGTTAAGGAAACTGCTAAAGAATTCAATTTACCATACAACGAATATAAAACTACCCGTAAAGCCATTATCGCGCATTTTAAGCACTTAAAAGAAATGGGCATGAAACCAGCTTTACACGTCTAA
- a CDS encoding response regulator: MPNDYIHIILTDDDEDDRLFFIDAFEELSMNTKVTTFNDGVELMDYLNSEDAILPNVLFLDLNMPKKSGIECLNEIRANSKMSDIAIAIYSTSASEEDIEETFVLGANIYIKKPSSFKQLKKVLSEVVSINWQYHTNSLNKDNFLMRLG; this comes from the coding sequence ATGCCAAACGATTATATACATATCATTCTTACTGACGATGATGAAGACGACAGACTGTTTTTTATCGATGCTTTTGAGGAATTAAGTATGAATACCAAAGTAACTACCTTTAACGATGGGGTAGAACTCATGGACTATTTAAACAGCGAAGATGCCATTTTACCAAATGTGCTTTTTTTAGATTTAAATATGCCAAAAAAGTCGGGCATAGAATGTTTGAACGAAATTAGGGCAAATAGTAAGATGTCCGACATTGCGATTGCTATTTACTCCACATCGGCATCGGAAGAAGATATTGAAGAAACCTTCGTATTAGGCGCCAATATTTATATTAAAAAACCAAGTAGTTTTAAACAACTTAAAAAAGTGCTTTCAGAAGTTGTATCTATTAATTGGCAATATCATACCAATAGTCTAAACAAAGATAATTTTTTAATGAGACTGGGATGA